A single Acidobacteriota bacterium DNA region contains:
- the serS gene encoding serine--tRNA ligase — MLPRELLRSEPERVAAAVEARGVDPALIDQWTTSDRRRREALTELEELRHRRRLAGQEIGRLKAQGEAKKEDTEHLILEMTGLKVRIDHLEEVVEKAEAELTEAALQVPNIAHESVPVGADESVNRVERIVGEPPRFDFEPRNHWDIGPELGILDFERGAKLAGARFVTYMGWGARLERALAAFMLDLHTEEHGYTEVLPPFLVKRDCLVGSGQLPKFEEDLFHVQPDERYLIPTGEVPLVNLHADEVLEEDRLPLRYAALTPCFRAEAGSYGRDVRGLIRLHQFQKVELVQVTTPEASDEALEQLTAHAEKVLQRLELPYRVVCLSTGDMGFAMAKTYDLEVWLPGQETYREISSCSNAEAFQARRVRTRYRPQGGGALRHVHTLNGSGLAVGRTLVALLENYQTASGSVRIPEALRPYVGGVEEIVSG; from the coding sequence ATGTTGCCCCGAGAACTGCTCAGAAGCGAACCCGAGCGGGTTGCCGCGGCGGTCGAAGCGCGCGGCGTCGATCCCGCACTGATCGACCAGTGGACGACCAGCGACCGCCGACGCCGCGAGGCGCTCACCGAACTCGAGGAACTCCGGCATCGCCGGCGGTTGGCAGGCCAGGAGATCGGCAGGCTGAAGGCTCAGGGCGAGGCGAAGAAGGAAGACACCGAACATCTGATTCTAGAGATGACCGGGCTCAAGGTCCGCATCGACCACCTCGAGGAGGTGGTCGAGAAGGCCGAGGCGGAGTTGACCGAGGCCGCACTCCAGGTGCCGAACATCGCCCACGAGTCCGTTCCGGTGGGCGCCGACGAGTCGGTCAACCGGGTCGAGCGGATCGTCGGCGAACCGCCCCGTTTCGACTTCGAGCCCAGGAACCACTGGGATATCGGCCCGGAACTCGGCATTCTCGACTTCGAGCGCGGCGCCAAGCTGGCCGGCGCCCGGTTCGTCACCTACATGGGCTGGGGCGCGCGCCTGGAACGGGCGCTCGCCGCCTTCATGCTCGACCTTCACACCGAGGAGCACGGCTACACCGAAGTGCTGCCGCCGTTCCTGGTGAAACGGGACTGCCTGGTCGGCAGCGGCCAGCTCCCGAAGTTCGAAGAAGATCTCTTCCACGTCCAGCCGGACGAGCGCTACCTCATCCCTACCGGCGAGGTGCCTCTGGTCAACCTCCACGCCGACGAAGTGCTCGAGGAGGACCGGCTGCCGCTCAGGTACGCCGCGCTCACGCCCTGCTTCCGGGCCGAGGCGGGTTCCTATGGCCGTGACGTCCGCGGGCTCATCCGCCTGCACCAGTTCCAGAAGGTGGAGCTGGTGCAGGTGACGACGCCCGAGGCCAGCGACGAGGCGCTTGAGCAACTGACGGCTCATGCCGAGAAGGTGCTTCAGCGGCTCGAACTGCCTTACCGGGTCGTCTGCCTGAGCACCGGCGACATGGGCTTCGCCATGGCCAAGACCTACGACCTGGAAGTCTGGCTGCCGGGCCAGGAGACGTACCGGGAGATCTCGTCCTGCTCCAACGCGGAAGCGTTCCAGGCACGGCGAGTGCGAACCCGCTATCGCCCCCAGGGCGGCGGCGCCCTGCGCCACGTCCATACCCTGAACGGCTCCGGCCTGGCCGTCGGCCGCACGCTGGTCGCGCTGCTGGAGAACTACCAGACGGCGTCGGGCTCCGTGCGCATTCCCGAGGCGCTCCGGCCGTATGTCGGCGGGGTGGAGGAGATCGTGTCAGGCTAG
- a CDS encoding glycosyltransferase, whose protein sequence is MKRVLNEADASRVSTPPSAAAGQRTRATGSGAAPSLSYVVPTIGVSEHLANCLASIYRDGQDLDAPSELVIVWQAPVAADAGDAEGSAALRELCERIASARPGAIDGPPRIVELPRPAGFARAVNDGIAVGSGDWIALVNDDVVLEAGWARRLLEAAGAASRVAAAQGINLMAGGEDDGEAARIDGAGLAWNRRWQAVQPGRGETVKATEPVIGVYGVSATAAIYHRGALVDVSGAGSELRPFEERLDSYYEDVELADRLHGAGYGALMVPAARAEHAGALSSRSQPAARRRTRRVYANRLLVVARRLGRGFWLNLPVLLGRDVVDALRQPATAPMPGDLEPPGIVDLVCAWSRAAWLLPRFAHFGQGIRR, encoded by the coding sequence TTGAAGAGAGTACTGAACGAGGCTGACGCCTCGCGCGTTTCAACGCCGCCTTCGGCGGCAGCGGGTCAGAGGACCCGCGCAACCGGCAGTGGGGCAGCGCCGTCGCTGTCCTACGTCGTACCGACCATCGGCGTCTCGGAGCACCTCGCAAACTGCCTGGCGTCGATCTACCGGGACGGTCAAGACCTCGATGCACCGTCGGAGCTGGTCATCGTGTGGCAGGCCCCGGTGGCCGCGGACGCCGGGGACGCAGAGGGGTCGGCGGCCCTGCGCGAGCTGTGCGAGCGGATCGCGTCGGCTCGGCCGGGGGCGATCGACGGGCCGCCGCGGATCGTCGAACTCCCCCGGCCCGCCGGTTTCGCTCGCGCGGTGAACGACGGCATCGCGGTCGGCAGCGGCGACTGGATCGCCCTGGTGAACGACGACGTCGTGCTTGAAGCGGGATGGGCGCGACGGCTGCTCGAGGCCGCGGGGGCTGCTTCACGAGTGGCCGCGGCGCAGGGGATCAACCTGATGGCTGGCGGCGAGGACGACGGCGAGGCTGCACGAATCGACGGCGCCGGTCTGGCGTGGAACCGGCGCTGGCAGGCGGTTCAGCCTGGCCGCGGGGAGACGGTGAAAGCGACGGAACCCGTGATCGGGGTGTACGGAGTGTCGGCGACCGCGGCGATCTACCATCGTGGCGCGCTCGTGGACGTGAGCGGCGCGGGCAGCGAACTCAGGCCGTTCGAGGAGCGGCTCGACAGCTACTACGAAGACGTCGAGCTGGCGGACCGGCTGCATGGGGCCGGCTACGGCGCGCTGATGGTGCCGGCGGCGCGCGCGGAGCACGCCGGGGCGCTGTCGAGCCGGAGCCAGCCGGCCGCGCGGCGCAGGACGCGGCGTGTCTACGCGAACCGCCTGCTCGTCGTGGCTCGGCGTCTGGGCCGCGGTTTCTGGCTCAACCTGCCCGTCCTCCTGGGGCGGGACGTTGTCGACGCGCTGAGGCAGCCGGCCACCGCGCCGATGCCGGGGGACCTGGAGCCGCCGGGCATCGTCGACCTGGTGTGCGCCTGGAGCCGGGCGGCCTGGCTGCTGCCGCGATTCGCGCACTTCGGACAGGGGATCCGGCGATGA
- a CDS encoding glycosyltransferase family 2 protein: MTEDAPVLSAVAPHWHDEQHLAELVRDWPDDARFELIVVDNGSDDDPGELATNRSNVRVLDPGRNLGFGAAVNRGAAEAGSDLILILNTDAVPEPGALDTLVEVMANHPEAAGLAPRLLGADDATQASWQLRHLPTLRTLIGYCCFVEPASVTEPASGEPVEQPAACALLLRRDAFESAGAMDERFWPAWFEDVDLARRLADRGERVLYWPEAVFRHGLGASVPRLGYGAFLAAYYRNLDRYARKHYGQGVALMLRAVLVQAAVWRLLVLPLRCPGRARGRGEAFGGLGRLALAAATGWRER; the protein is encoded by the coding sequence ATGACCGAAGACGCGCCGGTCCTGAGCGCGGTCGCCCCGCACTGGCACGACGAGCAGCACCTCGCCGAGCTGGTGCGGGACTGGCCCGACGACGCGCGCTTCGAGTTGATCGTCGTCGACAACGGTTCGGACGACGATCCGGGCGAACTGGCAACCAACCGGTCGAACGTCCGCGTGCTCGATCCCGGCCGCAACCTGGGATTCGGAGCGGCGGTGAACCGCGGGGCCGCCGAGGCCGGCAGCGACCTGATCCTGATCCTGAACACGGACGCCGTCCCGGAACCGGGGGCGCTGGACACCCTGGTCGAGGTTATGGCGAACCACCCTGAGGCCGCCGGCCTCGCGCCCCGGCTGCTCGGCGCGGACGACGCCACCCAGGCGTCCTGGCAGCTTCGGCACCTGCCGACGCTTCGCACCCTGATCGGCTACTGCTGCTTCGTGGAGCCCGCGTCGGTCACGGAACCGGCTAGCGGTGAGCCCGTCGAGCAGCCGGCGGCCTGCGCGCTGCTGCTCCGGAGAGACGCGTTCGAAAGCGCAGGCGCCATGGACGAACGCTTCTGGCCCGCCTGGTTCGAGGACGTCGACCTGGCGCGCCGGCTCGCCGACCGGGGCGAACGGGTGCTGTACTGGCCGGAGGCCGTGTTCCGCCACGGCCTCGGCGCGTCGGTGCCCCGGCTGGGCTACGGCGCGTTTCTTGCCGCGTACTACCGGAACCTGGACCGCTACGCCCGCAAGCACTACGGCCAGGGTGTAGCTCTGATGCTGCGGGCCGTGCTGGTTCAAGCGGCGGTGTGGCGTCTTCTGGTGCTGCCACTTCGTTGCCCGGGGCGGGCTCGCGGTCGCGGCGAGGCGTTCGGCGGGCTGGGGCGCCTGGCGTTGGCGGCGGCGACGGGCTGGAGGGAGCGGTGA